AGATactttaacataaatattttataccttATTGTAAAGACATTTTACACACCACCACCATAAATACCAAACACggttttatttatctacttatttacttttttgaaagatttttttgatgtggaccatttttaaagtctttattgaatttgttacaatattgcttctgtttcatgttttagttttttggccgtgaggcatgtgggatcttagctccccaaccagggatcaaacctgcatcccctgcactggaaggcgaagtctcaaccaccaaactgccagggaagtccctgaacacgGTTTTATGAAAGTaacaattttagaataaaaacatttcctaAATAGCATGATAATCCACCTGTTTTCTTCTTAACCTCAGTATAACAGCTAAGACCCTAGCAGACATGAAAATTTGTGTCTTAGTTTACAAATGTAGTCTAATACATCAGAATACTGACAAGCATTTCCACGTGCTTCAGACATACTGCCAACACACAGATAGACAAcaagattaaaagaaatatacacatttCTAGTTATAGGTACTAACTAGAAATATTATAATAAAGATGTAATGCCACCAATACAGGTTTTTACACACCTGAAAaagtcaacaacaacaaaaaaattcagataTTTGACATCAGGTAGACAACATGTAGGTTTTAGGGTTGATTTACTGCTTTCATGTGATGTACAAATAGTCTTATCATTGCCCCCAACCTTGGAATTTCAGAGCCAGAGAGCATACAGTTCAAAACACTTGCTTTATCCTTTTTCTCGTGCTAGCCCTCTGGTGTTTTCCTAATTCCTGCAGTTTTCTAGAAtgatctttcagattttcactcaACAGCACTGGGTCAAATCTCTTCTATACAGGATCTCACTCTTCTCATGTCTCCTCTGCTCACAGAGAGCTGGTCAAAGTCTTGGAGGTGGAAACGAGTTGCCAACTGATTTACCATTTTCCTTAGGGTAAGAAATGCTGAAACAACTTGGAAAGTAAGGAATATAGTGAAGATGATATGTACTGCTTTTTCCAAGGGCAGATTCGTTAGGCCTTCATTAAAGAGCAAGAACAGAATTAAAGGCAACTGCAATAGAAGGCTCAAAAGCCAAAAGCCAGCCAACTCAGGAACCTGCAATGACACACATGATGAGTATCAGATCAGTGAAGTACAGTCTTCTGTTTGTATCAGTAAGCAAGTGATACTACTTGATGGCACTACTGTGAACATACATTTTGAGCTCTGTAAATCAAAAGGAGTACAACATGGTCCTTGTCCTCAGAAAACTTAGTCTAGACCGGAAGAGAAAACTTACTTATGTGACAGTCCTAGAATACTATAGTGAATAATGAAATGCACCACTTAGCATTATAGACTAAATGCTACAAGAAATAAGACAAGAGGGTAAGTGGGGTAGGTAAAAGACAGAATTCAAGGAGGTAGGCTTTTCAAGTTGGgtagaaggaggaagaggcaagAACTTAAGTAAGCAAAGATGTGGAATGAGTATGACTGGGAAACAACACATCACCTGGAATGGATACTTGGATtaggaaaaagcaagaaatacAGTGGGATAGGCTGGGACAGGCCCTTATGAAGGGCCTGAAAGAACACAGAAATCTTTAGGGATTATCCCTAAATTCTGGTAACTGTAAATGCTTAGGCAGCATGATGATTCAGAAAACATGAGCCTTGCAGAGGAAATGAGTTTATCATTTTCCCCCATTCTCTTATTCAGGATCTAAATAATCATGTTTAATTGACCAAGTATTTTCAAGACTGGTGAGAAGAGGGAAAACTATCACTTCTTAAGTGTTTACTATGTTCAGGTACTTTATATAAATTACTTAATCCTAACAAACCTGTGAAGTAAATATTTCCCCAATTTTATatgtgaagaaaccaaggctcaagaGATTAAGCAAACAGACCACAGTGACAGATATGGTGAAGTTGGAGCTAGGCCTTAACTACACGCCTTTGCTCCTTCCACCACATCTCACTGCCTTTTCCTTGTTAGGAAAATCTTACTGCATTTATGTGTAGcactgagagaaaggaaagaagagcctACCTTCTCCTGCAGGTTCCCCATGTAGCCCAGATACAACCTGATAGCTTCAATTAAGGTTATTAGGATGATAACGGTGACCACAATGAATCTGTAGTAATCAGGCAAGATtgaatactaaaaaaacaaaataaacatgttCATAAAATCTCACATATAGTAAGACTGacctgagattaaaaaaaaatatgaagaactttaattttattgacaATGTAACAATGCCAGGGACGACAGAAGAGACCTCAGCAGAAGTAGTAAAGTGTAGATTTACCTTCATCTGAAGCATCATAATGCTGCTCACCCACCAAAGTGGGAAAAAATAAGTGTTAAAATAAAGTGACATCTGCAGTGCCAAACTGGAAACCATTTCATTATCTacggaagaaagagagagaaaaggaacaaactcTTAACCCTGGTCTCTGCCCTATACGTCCTTTAGTTCCTTAGAATTAATAACCATAGCATCAGCTTAACGAAACTCCAAATTTTAAGCCTATTTATAATCACTGACAGTGAAAGGAAGTAGTCATCATAATACTATTTAGTTCCCATGTTGGCTACTTGGGGgtatgtttcatatttttcaattACTTTATCATCTTCCCATTACAGTCTGCTGACTTTTTTGCATACTACTGGTATAAATTAAATGTGGAATATCAATATGAATCCTATTGAACAGATAACAGTAATAATCATTACCTCCTTTGTAGAGTTCTGTATAAAGAGCCTATGAAACGaacacataaaatacataaaaactaatCTCTCACATATAAACTAATCTCATGCAAAATCTAATCTCCTCAAATTATAATTAAACAGACACCCCTTTTCAGCATATCCTAATCCTACCTGTTCATTCATATCCAATTCAATGCCACTTTTTCCATAAATCCTTTCTTGATCCCATTCCCCCACTCCAGCAGAAATCTCTTTCCCCTCTAGGTACTTATCACTCTAACCTGTGTGTAAGAAGTGTTAGCAAAGAGCCACACTCCCCTCACTTGAGACACAATCTGGTTACTGAAGAGACAATGAGCTCTGGAGTCCAAGTAAACCCGGAGCTCCCCAAACTCCCTCAGAACTCTAGATGCCAGACTtggaataaattatttaacctctttgagccttaaTTTATTCAACTGTAGAACAGTAACATTAAAATTACCTCACAGGTtgcttgtgaggattaaagataatataaattaCTTCACCCTAGCActatgcctggcacttagtaggcactcaataaatatgagtcctttttccttctcttttacttATACACAGGCTCATTGTAAGCACAGACCACATTCTACCCAAATTTGAGGACCTCATAGAACCTAGCATCTTGCTTTACACATGGAAAATACCAAATATGCATAAGcagaaagaatgaattaatgaattcattaatgaatgaatgaaaacatactATTATAAGGGCATTACCAGTGTAGCCATTCATGATACATGAGTTTCATTTATCTAAGGCTGATTACATAGTACCTTTTGCTTTCATATAAAGGAGAAGGGTCCTAAATtaagaatttgatttttaaaattgggccCTACAAATGCATCCTAAATTTGACTACATTCCAACAATTTAAGAGcagatatatattttgaaatccacTGCTCTAAATGAAAGAATTTACAAAGgctctaaaataaatattttttaaaattaatttatttatttatgtatttttggctgtgttgggtcttcgttgctgtgcgtgggctttctctagttgtggctagcgggggctactcttggttacggtgtgcaggcttctgattgcggtggcttctcttgctgcagagctctcgctctaggcacgtgggcttcagtagctgtggcacacaggctcagtagttgtggctcgtaggctctagagcacaggctcagtagttgtggcacacgggcttagctgctctgtggcatgtgggatcttcccggaccagggctcgaacctgtgtcccctgcattggcaggcagattcttaatcactgcaccaccagggaagcccctaaaataaatttcttaaaaacagatttttatgtctttttctccacatctgaGTATTTTATATCTATCatttaacagttttaaaatataagatagtCATGGTCTCTCACAGCAAGGTTTTTCCTTTAGCTCCAAGAATATCCCTGATTATTATGTCTACTTTTGCTTGCACCCATTTATTAAATTACCACTGATAAAGGAATGCATTCTTACAGTCTGTTAAATCTGAAGGTAACTCACTTGCCTAGGATTTTCTCATAACAATAGTACAACTCTTGGTCAGCTGCAGTCATAATACACGCTTGCAATTACAGTACAAATAATCAAACCTAATTCAGATCCATAaggaagaaaatgtggaaaaatagTGGTAAATTAGTTAAGCTGAAAATTTTAATACCTTTAGAGCAAACACTGTAGTCAAATTTTGCAAAGAAGTTTTTATGTTAAGAATTTTGTACATGAGCATCTTAGGAGTTATGctatgtctagggcttccctggtggcgcagtggttgagagtccccctgccgatgcaggggacacgggttcgtgccccggtctgggaagatcccacatgccgcggagcggctgggcccgcgagccatggccgctgagcctgagcgtccggagcctgtgcttcgcgacgggagaggccacaacagtgagaggcccgcgtaccgcaaaaaaaaaaaaaaaaaaaaaaaaaagagttatgctATGTCTATATTTCAGCAGATCAAACTTACCATCATGCAGTTGAAAATCAAGTTAATATGTAAATTAACCTTGAAAGCACAAGACATGAATTTACTAAATTCTGCAAAAGTACAAGTTGACTTCTGTAAAcggaatttaaattaaaacattatgtAATATAAATCAGGGGTGGCCAAACTATCAgccagctgcctgtttttgtatagcAAGTgagctaaaaatgttttttcacatttttaaatggttgaggaaaaaatatcaaagaataataatattttgtgacactgAAAATCATGAAATTCAAAGtttagtgtccataaataaagttttattggaacactgcCATGTCTATTCAATTACCATTACCTATGACTGCCACAGAGACCTATGGCCTGCaaggtctaaaatatttactatctggccctttacagaaaacccCTGATACTTTACATCATCGGATTTTAGTGCCTTGGCTTTAGAATAAAAAACGTAATAACCTAATTTTTCacattatgtttttctctgtacATCCTAAATCAAGACCAGGCCTAAATTGAGAGGACAGGCAAGTAataagggtgaaaaactgaaatgatggcaaatgacttttctttgccccctttaaaaaaatccctaaacCAAGCAAGAGGAAAAGATTTCTATTTCCCAGCACAGTTCAGTGATAAAAGCTGCGTGGGTTTGGTTGACAGTATGTTGTCTATCATGATTTAAGAGAGGGAAACTGTTCTGCAGAAAACTGCATTGTCACTTGTCATGTTGAATGTAGCATCGTGGTATTTTGTTACTTGATTTAGGGCAAGGGGTATAAATaggggatgggaaggagaaggcagggagagTGAGAGTTTTGTTGAAGGCGTTGCTAGAGTGGCACGTGCCACTCTGGATTGgatagcatttaaaataaaacttctttcCATGTCTTCTGCCAGAAAATGGACTTTTGGTGGAAAGTACTTGTTCTgctaggaaaggagaaaaggaaaagatattttactgGGGTAGGGGATAGTAAGTGGAAAGAGGAGATTGCTTGGGCTGTTTCCACTCCACCCTGGCCAGAAAAGCCAGGGGGAATGccataaaggaaaagcaaagtcGGCCTTCTCAGCCTTCTCGGATGGCAAGGGATCGGACGCGGGCTGCGAAGGCggcttttatattcttttttgaggaaggccGGCGCCACCTCAGCCACCCCGCTTGCAATTAGCCGGCCAGGCCGCAGCACTATCTACCCGGAACCCGCTGGGTTACTGGGCCGGGGTATCTGGTCCCCATCTCGGCCCCATCCCTCGGCCTGGCCCCTCCTCCAAGGAGTTTCCCGCACTGCGGAGAACCAGCTGAAGGCGAAACCGCCATCTTAGGTCTGGGCAAAATCTGGCCGCTCCAAAACTCGCTCCAGGTCTTCCGAGGGCCACACACCCTGCGCTGGGCCTCCGCCACTCACCCGGACCCTCGTTATACTCCGGCCCAGTCCGGCTGGAGTCGCTGAACACGGTCCGGCTGAAGTTTCCCAGCCTCTGGCGGACCGGATCTGGCAGCTCCATGCTCTGGCCTTGGTACTGCTCACTGCTGCGTCTTCGGGCGCTGTGGTGCTCTGAGGTTCCCACGGCAACCGGGCGGCGAGGGCGCTGGGGGCCCGGGCGCACGCGCGGCCGCCCTGCACGGCCGAGGCGTGGGGCTCCCTGGAAGGGAGAGGAGTGCGGGGGAATCCGTTCCTGCGGAGCGCCTAGCCTGGTGCAAAACCATGGATTCCTTAGTACTGTTTTAAGCTCCACCATTTTAACAAcgaataaaaatagtaataaatgacCTGGGGTTGGACTGTGATACAAGGAGCTCTAATAACCTTGCCAGTGGGATGCAACCTTTCTGGAAGGAAATGCAGAATGAAGGCAGAGCTTAGAGAACGTTCATGACCCAGTAGCTTatacgtgtttgtgtgtgtgtgtgtgtgtgtgtgtgtgtgtgtgtacacacacacacacatactctcttctagaatatatgttattatatactaggaatatttaatatatatacatgccaCACCCACACAACTCTTCCAGGAATTTATGATTATATATTAggaatattttatacatacacaccatatattacataaatatatttgatgGAATACATTGCAGCAGTTTAAAAACATGCCtgcaacaaatttttttttttttttttggctgcgttgggtcttcgttgctgcacgcaggcttctcattgcggtggcttctcttgtctttgttgcagtgcacaggcttctcattgtggtggcttctcttgttgcggagcacgggctctaggcacgtgggcttcagtagttgtggctcgcaggctttagagcgcaggctcagtagttgtggcacacaggcttagttgctgcgaggcatgtgggatcttcctggaccagggatagaacccatgtcccctgcattggcaggcagattcttaaccactgcgccaccagggaagccccgaatatTTGATAATATGGATTAacttgaagtaaaaataaaaaaaacagaagtaaaactaAATAGGAATGAACCTTATTTAGtaaaatgtgtgtgtaaatatgtgGGAAGCAGAGAAGGGAGCACTGCGGCTtcaaaaaaagactagaaggaaataatCCGAAATGTTAACAGTAATTTCTAGGTAGTAGATTGTgggtgatttaaaaattttaaaacattatgtattttccagctttctctcaaataagacatatttttaaaaaactatttaggTATAATACATATACAGAAAAGGGAACAAACCGAATATACAGGTATAACCAaaacccagatcaagaaacagaaccttgggcttccctggtggcgcagtggttgcgcgtccgcctgccgatgcaggggaactgggttcgcgccccggtctggaaggatcccacgtgccgcggagcggctgggcccgtgagccatggccgctgagcctgcgcgtccggagcctgtgctccgNNNNNNNNNNNNNNNNNNNNNNNNNNNNNNNNNNNNNNNNNNNNNNNNNNNNNNNNNNNNNNNNNNNNNNNNNNNNNNNNNNNNNNNNNNNNNNNNNNNNNNNNNNNNNNNNNNNNNNNNNNNNNNNNNNNNNNNNNNNNNNNNNNNNNNNNNNNNNNNNNNNNNNNNNNNNNNNNNNNNNNNNNNNNNNNNNNNNNNNNNNNNgtccggagcctgtgctccgcaacgggagaggccacaacagagggaggcccgcataccacaaaaaaaaaaaaaaaaaaaaagaaacagaaccttACCAGCACCCGCAGAAGCTCTCCATGCCTATTCCCTTACAGTGACTAACCCTCCACTTCTCACAGACCTTTCCTGACTTCTATAGCATAGaatagttttgcctatttttattctttatataaaaGTAATCATCCAATAAGTGCTTAAAAAAACCACTAGCTCTTTGCCCTCAAAATTATTCTTATGAAATTCCTTCATATTGTTAAGTGTAGATTCTTTTTCCTTGCGCTGTGGCCATACCACAATGTTCTACTGCTGATGAGCATCTGTGTATTTTCTAGTTTGGAGCTACTATCAGTAGTGCTGCTTTTGGTGAAAATATGCTTTGTGGTGAACATATGCATGCATTTGTGTTGAACTTGTTCCTAGGAATGAAATTGTTGGCTTATGAGGTACAACCCAGCTTTAATAGATACTGCcacttttccaaaatggctgtaccaatttctACTGCCTCCAGTGATGTATGAGCATTTCTGTTGCTCCAAATCCGTCACCAGCACTTGTCATTTTCCATGCTTTccttttagccattctgatgggtatgTGGTGAACagtattatttttacaatataaagaaaaaccacaCATATTTGTATAAATGTCAAGAGGAAGGTATGGGAGGAAATCGCTATATGggtagaatttcaaaataattcaacaaatattaattgcatTCCTACTCATTTTGGGGCATTGTCTTGGGCTAATTAGGGATATAGTCCCTCCCCATCAAGAAGATCAGCCAAGCGAGAGACGCGAAAACAAATAAGTACACTATATTTTAGTAAAGGAACATAGATGAGGAAGCAATTAATTCTGGTTGGGGATGTCAGGAAAAAGCTGGCTAACTTCTCTTCAAGGTGGAGCTCAGCCCTCAGCACCTCCAAAATGGCTTCTAGGACCTCCCTGAAGCTGGTTTAAGTGCCCTCCTCTGTGTTTCTCAAAGCATATTCTTCTGTGTTACTTTGGTCACAGTGGCAGTCACGCTGTACTACAGTCTATTTATGTCTGTTTCTCTTGCTAGTTCACAAGCTCTTTGAGGTCAGGGATGGGCTTTCATCTTTATATCCTGAAc
The sequence above is a segment of the Physeter macrocephalus isolate SW-GA chromosome 12, ASM283717v5, whole genome shotgun sequence genome. Coding sequences within it:
- the TMEM17 gene encoding transmembrane protein 17, whose translation is MVELKTVLRNPWFCTRLGAPQERIPPHSSPFQGAPRLGRAGRPRVRPGPQRPRRPVAVGTSEHHSARRRSSEQYQGQSMELPDPVRQRLGNFSRTVFSDSSRTGPEYNEGPDNEMVSSLALQMSLYFNTYFFPLWWVSSIMMLQMKYSILPDYYRFIVVTVIILITLIEAIRLYLGYMGNLQEKVPELAGFWLLSLLLQLPLILFLLFNEGLTNLPLEKAVHIIFTIFLTFQVVSAFLTLRKMVNQLATRFHLQDFDQLSVSRGDMRRVRSCIEEI